In Nocardia asteroides, a single genomic region encodes these proteins:
- a CDS encoding alpha/beta fold hydrolase, whose translation MTDSPITVLLIHGGGASGWDWHLVAPLLREYGHEVLAPDLPIEDPETGIAEYADFLAAELGDAERVVVVAHSYGGLVAPVLAARRPVEQLILVSAMIPAPGEAPNEWWSKSGYDALGLKPASLGATRTLSPPSVSAESSNSSRPRSRRRHRALTTRPAPSAWTSACHPKLSLSWSLPTPRVLVRPNSASATPSRRVASLSFSKSTA comes from the coding sequence ATGACCGACTCCCCCATCACCGTCCTGCTGATCCACGGCGGCGGCGCCAGCGGCTGGGACTGGCACCTGGTCGCGCCGCTGCTGCGGGAGTACGGGCACGAGGTGCTGGCGCCGGATCTGCCGATCGAGGACCCGGAGACCGGGATCGCGGAGTACGCCGACTTCCTGGCCGCCGAGCTCGGCGACGCGGAGCGGGTGGTGGTCGTGGCGCACTCGTACGGCGGGCTGGTGGCGCCGGTGCTCGCGGCGCGGCGCCCGGTGGAGCAGCTGATCCTGGTGAGCGCCATGATCCCGGCGCCGGGCGAGGCGCCGAACGAGTGGTGGTCGAAGAGCGGCTACGACGCGCTCGGCCTGAAGCCGGCCTCCTTGGGCGCTACTCGAACCCTGTCACCGCCCAGCGTCTCCGCCGAGTCATCGAACTCGTCGAGACCGAGATCCAGGCGGCGACACCGCGCACTGACGACCCGCCCCGCACCTTCCGCCTGGACAAGCGCCTGTCACCCGAAACTGTCGCTGAGCTGGTCACTGCCTACACCTCGGGTGTTGGTACGCCCGAACTCTGCCAGCGCTACGCCATCTCGAAGGGTGGCATCCTTAAGCTTCTCAAAGAGCACGGCGTAG